CACGCACAAGCGCGTGCTTGATATCGTCGACCCGAACGACAAGACCGTGGACGCGCTGATGAAGCTCGAACTCGCGGCTGGCGTCGACGTACAGATCAAGTTGACCTGAGGACTACGACCATGACGAAGAAATATTCGTTGGGCTTCGTGGGCCGCAAGGCTGGCATGAGCCGCGTCTTCACCGAAGACGGCCGCTCGGTGCCGGTTACGCTGATCGAAGCAACTCCGAACCGCATCGCGCAGATCAAGACCGTCGAAACCGACGGCTACAGCGCTGTGCAGATTACCGTTGGCGCCCGTCGTGCCGCGCTGGTCAACAAGCCGGCTGCAGGCCACTTCGCCAAGGCGAAGGTGGAAGCCGGTCGCGGCCTGTGGGAATTCCGCGTTGAAGACGCACAGCTCGGCGATTTCGCCGTCGGTGGCGAAATCAAGGCGGACATCTTCGAGGTCGGCCAGAAGGTCGACGTCCAGGGCGTCACCAAGGGTAAGGGTTTCCAGGGCACCATCAAGCGCTACAACTTCCGTATGGGCGATGCAACCCACGGTAACTCGCTGTCGCATCGCGCGCCGGGTTCGCTGGGTCAGCGCCAGACGCCGGGTCGCGTTTTCCCGGGCAAGAAGATGTCGGGCCACATGGGCGCCGTGCAGCAAAGCACGCAGAACCTGGAAGTGGTCAAGGTCGACGTCGAGCGTGGTCTGATTGCTATCCGCGGCGCCGTGCCTGGCGCAGCTGGTGGCGACGTGATCGTCCGTCCGGCGAGCAAGGCATAAGGAGAGATGACGATGGAACTCGTTATCACGGGTAGCAACAACAAGGTCTCGGTCTCCGATGCCGTGTTCGGTCGCGAATTCAGCGAAGATCTGGTTCACCAGGTCGTCGTCGCTTATCGCAATGCCGGCCGCGCCGGTACCAAGGCTCAGAAGACGCGTTCGGAAGTTGCGGGCACGACCAAGAAGTCGAAGAAGCAGAAGGGCGGCGGTGCGCGTCATGGCGCGCTGACGGCTCCGATCTTCGTCGGCGGCGGCGTGACCTTCGCGGCCAAGCCGCGCAGCTTCGAGCAGAAGGTTAACCGCAAGATGTACCGCGCGGCCATCTGCGCGATCTTCTCCGAGTTGAACCGTCAGGGCCGTCTGATGATCGTCGACGCGTTCGACCTCGAAGCGACCAAGACCAAGGGTCTGATCGAGAAGCTGAAGGGACTGGATGTGGGCAAGCGCCCGCTGATCGTCACCGAAGAAGCCTCCGAGCACCTGTATCTGTCCGCCCGCAATCTGCCGTATGTGCAGGTGCGTGATGTGCAGGGTCTGGATCCGGTCGCGCTGGTCGGGGCCGACACGGTCGTGATCACCGCCGATGCGGTCAAGAAGGTCGAGGAGTGGCTGGCATGAGCAGCAACGAAAAAATCTTCAGCGTGCTGCGTGCTCCGCGAGTCTCCGAAAAGACCGCGCGCCTGCAGGAAATCTCCAACCAGTATGTCTTCGAAGTTTCGAACGAAGCCACCAAGGCCGATGTAAAGGCCGCGGTCGAGCAGCTGTTCGACGTCAAGGTCAAGGCAGTCAACGTGGTCAACGTCAAGGGCAAGAGCAAGTCCTTCCGTAACCGTGCTGGCAGCCGTGGCAATTGGCGCAAGGCGTACGTCCGCCTGGTCGATGGTCAGTCCATCGACGTAACGGCCAAGGCCTGAGGTCCATCCCATGCCATTGATGAAGTTCAAACCCACCTCTCCCGGCCGTCGTTCCGCCGTGCGCGTGGTTACTCCCGATCTGCACAAGGGCGCACCGCACGCGGCGCTGCTCGACTCGCAGAGCAAGTCCGGTGGTCGTAACCACCATGGCCGCATCACCGTGCGTCACGTCGGTGGTGGCCACAAGCAGCACTACCGCATCATCGACTTCAAGCGCAACAAGGAAGGCATTCCGGCGCGTGTGGAGCGGATCGAATACGATCCGAACCGTACCGCTCATATCGCCCTGCTGTGCTATGTCGACGGCGAGCGCCGCTACATCATCGCCCCCAAGGGCCTGAAGGCTGGCGACCAGGTCATTGCCGGTGCCAACGCACCGATCAAGACCGGCAACACGCTGCCGCTGCGCAACATCCCGGTCGGTACGACGGTTCACGGTATCGAGCTGAAGCCGGGTAAGGGCGCTCAGATCGCGCGTGCTGCCGGTGCAGCCGTCCAGCTGGTCGCTCGCGAAGGCATCTATGCCACGCTGCGTCTGCGCTCGGGCGAAATGCGCAAGGTGCCGGTTGAGTGCCGCGCCACCATCGGCGAAGTCGGCAACGACGAGCACAACCTCGAGAAGTTGGGCAAGGCCGGCGCCAAGCGTTGGCGCGGTGTTCGCCCGACCGTTCGCGGTGCGGCCATGAACCCGGTCGATCACCCGCACGGTGGTGGTGAAGCGAAGGCTGGCCAGGGTAATCCGCATCCGGTCACCCCGTGGGGTGTTCCGACCAAGGGTTACAAGACGCGCAAGAACAAGCGCACCCAGCAGTTCATCGTCCGCGATCGTAGGGGCTAATCGACCATGGCACGTTCACTCAAGAAGGGCCCGTTCGTCGATCACCACCTTGCAAAGAAGGTGGAGTCCGCTGCGGGTAGCAAGAAGCCGATCAAGACCTGGTCGCGCCGTTCGATGATCCTGCCCGAAATGGTAGGCATCACCATCGCCGTGCATAACGGCAAGAACCACATTCCGGTGCTCGTCAACGAGAATATGGTCGGCCACAAGCTCGGCGAATTTGCCGTCACCCGGACCTTCAAGGGTCACGGTGGCGACAAGAAGTCGGGCAGGTAAGGAGAGATGACGATGGAAGCGAAAGCAATCCTGCGCACCGCGCGCATCTCCCCGCAGAAGGCCCGCCTGGTCGCTGACCAGGTGCGTGGTTTGTCCGCCGAGCGTGCGGTCAATCTGCTGAAGTTCTCGGACAAGAAGGCTGCGCACCTGATCAAAAAGGTGGTGGAGTCGGCGATCGCCAATGCCGAGAACAATCAGGGCGCGGATGTCGACGAGCTGAAGGTCAAGACCATCATGGTTGATGAAGGTCCCTCCCTGAAGCGTTTCATGGCGCGGGCGAAAGGCCGCGGTACCCGCATCCTCAAGCGCACCAGCCACATCACTGTGGTTGTGGGCGCCGCCAAGTAAGCGGAAAGGAAAAGACCATGGGTCATAAAGTTCATCCGACTGGAATCCGCCTGGGCATCGCCAAGGACTGGAATTCCAAGTGGTACGCAAACAAGGCCGAGTTCGCCGGTTATCTGGCTGCCGACCTGAAAGTGCGTGAAATGCTGCGCAAGAAGCTCGCGCAGGCAGGTATCAGCAAGATCTTGATCGAGCGCCCTGCCAAAACCGCCCGCGTGACCATTCACACCGCCCGTCCGGGCGTGGTGATCGGCAAGCGTGGCGAGGACATCGAAAAGCTGCGTAAGGAAGTGAGCGAGCTGATGGGCGTTCCGGCGCACATCAACGTCACCGAAGTGCGCAAGCCGGAGCTGGACGCGCAGCTGGTCGCCGAGTCGATCGCGCAGCAGCTGGAGCGTCGCATCATGTTCCGCCGCGCAATGAAGCGCTCGGTCGGTAACGCGATGCGCCTGGGTGCCCTGGGCATCAAGGTCAACGTCGCTGGCCGCCTCAACGGTGCAGAAATCGCCCGTTCGGAGTGGTACCGCGAAGGCCGCGTGCCGCTGCACACGCTACGTGCCGACATCGATTACGGTTTTGCCGAGGCGTCCACGACGTACGGCATCATCGGCATCAAGGTCTGGATCTATAAGGGCGAAGTCTTCGACTTCTCTCAGGTTGGCCAGGAAAAGCAGGACGACAGCCCGCGCAACGATCGTAACGATCGCGGCGACCGTGGTGACCGCCCGTCGCGCCCGGCTCGTGAAGCGAGGTAACGGCAATGTTGCAACCCAAGCGAACCAAATATCGCAAGATGCACAAGGGCCGTAACGACGGCCTGGCATGGAGCGGAAACGCCGTCAGCTTCGGCGAATACGGCCTCAAGGCCACCGCGCACGGTCAGCTGACTGCGCGTCAGATTGAAGCAGCGCGCCGCACGATCAGCCGCCACGTCAAGAAGGGTGGCAAGATGTGGATCCGTGTGTTCCCCGACAAGCCGATCACCAAGAAGCCGATCGAAGTCCGCATGGGCTCCGGTAAGGGCAACGTGGAGTACTGGGTCGCGCAGATTCAGCCGGGTCGCATGATCTATGAAATCGAGGGGATCCCCGAAGAGACCGCACGTGAGGCGTTCCGCCTCGCCGCCGCCAAGCTCTCGGTGACCACCACTTTCGTGACCCGGACGGTGCGCTGATGGATATCAAACAACTCCGCGAAAAGTCGGCTGACGAACTGAAGGCCCACCTGACCGATCTGCGTAAGGAGCAGTTCTCGCTCCGCATGCAGCAGGTCACCGGCCAGCTGCCG
The window above is part of the Xanthomonas campestris pv. badrii genome. Proteins encoded here:
- the rplC gene encoding 50S ribosomal protein L3; the encoded protein is MTKKYSLGFVGRKAGMSRVFTEDGRSVPVTLIEATPNRIAQIKTVETDGYSAVQITVGARRAALVNKPAAGHFAKAKVEAGRGLWEFRVEDAQLGDFAVGGEIKADIFEVGQKVDVQGVTKGKGFQGTIKRYNFRMGDATHGNSLSHRAPGSLGQRQTPGRVFPGKKMSGHMGAVQQSTQNLEVVKVDVERGLIAIRGAVPGAAGGDVIVRPASKA
- the rpmC gene encoding 50S ribosomal protein L29; protein product: MDIKQLREKSADELKAHLTDLRKEQFSLRMQQVTGQLPKTHETRRVRREIARVKHLLGSTK
- the rplW gene encoding 50S ribosomal protein L23, whose translation is MSSNEKIFSVLRAPRVSEKTARLQEISNQYVFEVSNEATKADVKAAVEQLFDVKVKAVNVVNVKGKSKSFRNRAGSRGNWRKAYVRLVDGQSIDVTAKA
- the rpsS gene encoding 30S ribosomal protein S19, with amino-acid sequence MARSLKKGPFVDHHLAKKVESAAGSKKPIKTWSRRSMILPEMVGITIAVHNGKNHIPVLVNENMVGHKLGEFAVTRTFKGHGGDKKSGR
- the rplB gene encoding 50S ribosomal protein L2, giving the protein MPLMKFKPTSPGRRSAVRVVTPDLHKGAPHAALLDSQSKSGGRNHHGRITVRHVGGGHKQHYRIIDFKRNKEGIPARVERIEYDPNRTAHIALLCYVDGERRYIIAPKGLKAGDQVIAGANAPIKTGNTLPLRNIPVGTTVHGIELKPGKGAQIARAAGAAVQLVAREGIYATLRLRSGEMRKVPVECRATIGEVGNDEHNLEKLGKAGAKRWRGVRPTVRGAAMNPVDHPHGGGEAKAGQGNPHPVTPWGVPTKGYKTRKNKRTQQFIVRDRRG
- the rplV gene encoding 50S ribosomal protein L22: MEAKAILRTARISPQKARLVADQVRGLSAERAVNLLKFSDKKAAHLIKKVVESAIANAENNQGADVDELKVKTIMVDEGPSLKRFMARAKGRGTRILKRTSHITVVVGAAK
- the rpsC gene encoding 30S ribosomal protein S3, with protein sequence MGHKVHPTGIRLGIAKDWNSKWYANKAEFAGYLAADLKVREMLRKKLAQAGISKILIERPAKTARVTIHTARPGVVIGKRGEDIEKLRKEVSELMGVPAHINVTEVRKPELDAQLVAESIAQQLERRIMFRRAMKRSVGNAMRLGALGIKVNVAGRLNGAEIARSEWYREGRVPLHTLRADIDYGFAEASTTYGIIGIKVWIYKGEVFDFSQVGQEKQDDSPRNDRNDRGDRGDRPSRPAREAR
- the rplD gene encoding 50S ribosomal protein L4, whose translation is MELVITGSNNKVSVSDAVFGREFSEDLVHQVVVAYRNAGRAGTKAQKTRSEVAGTTKKSKKQKGGGARHGALTAPIFVGGGVTFAAKPRSFEQKVNRKMYRAAICAIFSELNRQGRLMIVDAFDLEATKTKGLIEKLKGLDVGKRPLIVTEEASEHLYLSARNLPYVQVRDVQGLDPVALVGADTVVITADAVKKVEEWLA
- the rplP gene encoding 50S ribosomal protein L16 codes for the protein MLQPKRTKYRKMHKGRNDGLAWSGNAVSFGEYGLKATAHGQLTARQIEAARRTISRHVKKGGKMWIRVFPDKPITKKPIEVRMGSGKGNVEYWVAQIQPGRMIYEIEGIPEETAREAFRLAAAKLSVTTTFVTRTVR